In Primulina huaijiensis isolate GDHJ02 chromosome 4, ASM1229523v2, whole genome shotgun sequence, the DNA window AGTGGGCAAGAAATGACAGGAtggaaaactcaaaactattagAATCCATTATATGTGGAGGGAGATTTGTATGACTAAAGCCGAAAAAGATGGGTTTCTTCATCACATCTCATCGAAAAGGAGAGGAAGAAAAGATGAGatcagaaattttttttgaggtGTTTATATTAACCTCTATAAACATTGTAGCTTATCCTAACAATTGATATAAAAAAGTCGTTCTCGATCAAAGATTTCATTGTTTTATGGTTTCATTCAGCAAAATTCTCATGTTCTCCAAAAAAGTGTTTGACGACTGAAAAATCATAATGTAGCCTCATTTAACCGCGAAAGATGATGATATGTGATACATAATCACTTACAGGCCAATCAAGATTATGAAGGTCAGTATTGCGATTGCTATATCTGAATGAACATCACAAATGAttgaaaaacatatatcaaaatgGACTTTAGATGCCAAATATTTGATATTGGTGAGTAATATAACAAACTTAGGGAATActagaataataaaatatccTTGGATATCTAAAATTTGTAAGATTTACTTGTCTGACCAACTTGAACATATGGTGAACAAAAAACAGATGAGAAACTAAGTTTAACATATATCAGATAAATAAAAAGAGAAGACATTTTTACGTCACGATCCATTTTGAGCTCTATATCTTGGactactttttttaaaataacttttatcttttttgtgattattaattaaaaaataaaatcccaGCTTCCACAAACCagtctatttatttttttatattatattatattatattatattattaattgcATCTTCCATACCCAAATTAACTTTGTTCTTGTTAAATACAGACTGAAGAAAGCTTACCACGATAATGCCTTTAATGGCTTCATGAGTGTAGACCTCCGGCTAGGATTCATGTAGAGACAACAACTATGCAAAATTAAGAgtgcataaaatttatttttttaaaaaataaaaataaattttctataaaaCAATCTCATAAATCTATATTTATAAGACGTATAAAAAATCagtttcatatattatataatgagATTTTCTCGTATAAATTTTTACGCATCATTTAATGATATTAAATGAGAGATGCGTTGTATACATTCATTTGACcaatcttttatttaatttatatataaaaatgggAAACAATTggcataattattaattttgtttccaTTATTTTATGTCATACATTTGActgtatattaaaatttaaaatgagagatgcattgtatatattaatttgaccaatcttttatttaatttttatatataaatgggAAACAACTGGCACAATTATTAATTTGACCACCCTTTCACACGTTGTAtgtctaaatatatatatttttaattaatttaatttatattcataattataaaaaaattagcaaCTAGTCATActcattttgaaattattacatATTACAATATGATTTGATTATATTTAGTATATTATAATTGTGAAAATTAACGATGGACTAAACGACAAATtcgaaataatgaattaaaaaaaaagaaacaaaatcaataaaatgtGTTAGGTGTCATATTTGAACACGCTAACAAATCATATTATAAAATGTGTGTCATCTCTTTATTGGACAGAAAATGtcgataaataatataaaaaaaatcttcaattgttttatttattaagcaatttatatttcttatttttttattctaaaaaattcgaaataatattattaaataatttaaattctgGGGTTCTTATTGGTCTGACAAAAAAATATGATCACATTAAAATATcggtaaatttcaaaaaaatgccTCTGCCaatgtttcaattaaaattcagtacctagccattattttttagaaatcaataCCTGACAAATCTATACATCTAGTTTTAACTACCCATAAAGCAAACTTTACATTTTtaccttttattatttaaataaatatattattttatccacaaaaattatatcatttttctccatttaaaatataattttaacaaaatattgtttctcaattatcatggaataaaagtaaatacttattttgacatacaaagtacatattatggggtttcaaatacttgatttcgctctttgaatactccaaatgtgtcagaaaatactggatcttcgagctatcacaataaattcaataattattggtattttcattgaaaatgcattaagatgacttattcatgtcatctaatttttgaaaaaatacagtttctcactcattgttgaattagaaaaattacttattttgatcaataaaatacctattttcgggttccaaatatttgatttggctatttgaatacttcaaatgtgtaagaaaatactgaatCTTCGatatatcacaataaattcaataattattggtattttcattgaaaatgcattaagatgacttattcatgtcattttatttttttttaaaaaaaacatatgccATAACTcaacatgaaataagattaaatatttattttgaccaataaaatacctattttggagTTCTAAATGCTTTATTTtactctttgaatactccaaatgtgtaagaaaatactggatcttcgagctatcacaataaattcaataattattggtattttcattgaaaatgcattaagatgacttattcatgtcatctaatttttgaaaaaatacagtttctcactcattgttgaattagaaaaattatttattttgatcaataaaatacctattttcgggttccaaatatttgatttggctatttgaatacttcaaatgtgtaagaaaatacttaagtttcaactaatattaagtgacttttgattgtgtcatttgtgaagttaaaatgtgatacttaaattggtacACAAAGTATCTAATAAGAGTATAtaatacatgattttaccccgtaaatactcatatccaattatttgaggatgccaaaatataatttgaagttaatattaagtgacgccgatgatgatattcgtgaagaaaaaatgtgatacttaaattaatgcaaataatacataattcgagttcactaacacttgattttaccttttaaatactcaaattcgattgagtatgtcaaaatatataatttgaagataatattgaatattttttgatgatgagatttgtgaataaaaaacgtgctacctaaattggtacaaatagtacctaatttgatttcacatatacttgattttacccttttaagactcgattttgattattttgggatataaaaaatatagtttcaagtaatattgagtgattttttatgtgtcatttgtgaagtcaaaatatgatacctaaattagtacaaaaaatatctaattcgagtatatcaatactttattttactccctaaatgacaagtatttaattttagtttgcaaatacttgattttgtaaATGAGATACTTAGAATATGTATtgaaatactggatattcgaataagcaacgtaagttcaccaaatattggtatttttatggaagatacatttggattacatattcatataatttaataattaaaaaaaaacaaattctcaactaagcatgaaaattttaaagtatttagttttacttgagaagtacctaatttgagtttgcaaatacttgatttcgtaaataagatactcacaatatgtattaaaatactagatattcgaataggcaacgtaagttcaccaagtattgatatttccatggaataagcatttggatgacatattcatatcatttaatattttttctgtaaaagaaaaaaaaaattcccaactaagtataaaaattttaaagtatttgtttttatttgagaagtgCCTAATTTgatattgcaaatatttaatttggtacatgagatactcataatatgtaatagaatactggatattcgaatatgtaacGTAAGCTCACCAAGTGTTTATATTTCCttggaagatgcatttggatgacatattcatcttatttaatattttttatataaaaaaaaacaaattatcaactaagtattgaaattttaaaatacttatttttacgTGAGAAGTATctaatgtgatacctaaattaatacaaataatgcaTAATACGAGTCCAcgaatacttgattttaccatttaaaactcaaattcgattatttgatggtgtcaaaatatataatttgaagtcaatattgagttgcctttgatgatgagatccgtgaaatgaaaatgtgatacctaaattgttacaagtattatataattagattccactgataattgattttaccatttgaaaactcaaatttgataataagtataataaaataatattgatgcATATAATGAATTATTATCATGATGAATAATGaactatgtttatttatttaaatgatatgaataagtATCCTAAGGAATTTTCCATGGAAagattgcatattcgaatatccagtattttaatgcatattgtgagtatctcatttacgaaatcaaatatttgcaaactcaaattaggtacttctcaagtaaaactaagtactttaaaaatttcatgcttatttgaggatttttttatcaaaaaatattaaataagatgaatatgtaATCCCTGCTTAGTAATCGAGCAAAACTTTCATTGTAAAATTcttagtaaaaattaataatattcaagctcgaaataatcgcaagtgcacgatgtcaagtaataatatagtcATGGACTTtcaataatcgcaagtgcacgatgtcaaaaTATTCCATGCTTAGGGATTGAGCAAAACTTTCATTTTCTATGGACTGtatttctcaattattattCTTAGTTATTCAATTTTTAGCACCGAAACTTCAGATGATTGTTTACTACTacgattattaaataaaaactcaatgaaatggttcaaggattaaatgatgaaataaataagctagaatgattgattaaagttcaatgagaaatgaatttgttgggactctcggttcacctacccctcgctaATCTACTTAATTCATTCGACAATTATCTATGCTTTCGACGAGATTTCATATCCAATTGAACATGCCCTCTcaagctatgccaaactaattcaacttagtgaagtaattaaatctctttaattatttatcaattgtgaattgcatgtcgttttattaaatctcatagctttcgacctattggaacatgtcatccaaatgcatcatggatggaaatgcgagcacttggtgaacttacgttacatattcgaatatccagtattttaatactcattatgagtatctcatttaccaaatcaagtattttaaaactaaaattaggtatttcacaagtaaaactaagtacttcaaaaagttcaattcttagttgcgaatttgtttttcttttaaaaattaaaaaaaatatttacatggAATGTACATGTTATCTAAATGCATGTTGGATAGAAATGCGAGCACTTAGTGGACTTACATTGCCTActagaatatccagtattttattaacttttatgagtatttcaattaccaaatcaagtatttaaaattgaaattaggtatttcgcaattaaaagtaagtacttcaaaatgttcaatgcttagttgcgaattttttatttaaaataaaaaaataattaaataaaatgaacatgtaatccaaatgcatcttggaaGGAATGCGAGCATTtagtgaacttacgttgcatattcgaatatccagtattttaatacccattctgagtatctcatttaccaaatcaagtattttaaaattgaaattatgtatttcgcaaataaagctaattatttgaaaaagttcaatgcctagttacgaatttgttttttttaacaataaaaaataattaaatgaaatgaacatgtcatccaaaggTATCTTagatggaaatgcgagcacttggtgaacttacattgcatattcgaatattcagtattttaatacacattctgagtatttcatttactaaatcaagtattttaaaactaaaattaggtatttcacaagtaaaactaagtacttgaaaaagttcaatgattAGTTACGAATTTACTTTtctaacaataaaaaaataattaaatgaaatgaacttGTCATCCAAAGGTATCTTAGAaggaaatgcgagcacttggtgaacttccattgcatattcgaatattcagtattttaatacacattcagagtatttcatttactaaatcaagtattttaaaattgaaattaggtatttcgcaagtaaaactaagtacttcaaaaagttcaatgcttagtttcgaatttttttcttttaaacattaaaaaaatatttaaatgaaatgtacaTGTCATCTAAATGCTGTTGAATAGAAATGCGAGTACTTGATGAAATTACATTGTCTACTATAATATcaagtattttattaatttttatgagtatctcaattaccaaatcaagtatttaaaattgaaattaggtatttcgcaagtaaaagtaagtacttcaaaatgttcagtgcttagttgcgaattttttttaaattaaaaaaataattaaatgaaatgaacatgtaatccaaatgcatcttggatggactgcgagcatttggtgaacatacgttgcatattcgaatatccagtattttaatacccattctgagtatctcatttactaaatcaagtattttaaaattgaaattaagtatttcgcaagtaaaactaagtatttcaaaaatttcaattagttgagaatttgtttttttaaaataaaaaatatttaaattcaatttatagGTCATTCAAATGCATTGGGAATGATGAGAGGAAAGAGAAGATGACCaacaaaaattgatatttatataattttttattaattaaaagggtaaaaaagtaaaaatacataaaatatatagtaAAAGCTAAGTTTGTCTTTTATCAgatattaaaatacaaaaaaaactgATAGATATTGAATGGTAAATAAATTGAcagatatttttttcataaattcaCTCTTAAAATATAATCATGTGTCTTGTCTAAGAATTAATTTTGGTATCTTAAATAATTagactttgacttttttttttcaaataaataaaatctaaaatataaataGCTGTTTCCCACatcatttattaaataaaaaaatactactTGTAGATATAATACAAAGTGTTTCTCTCGTTTCGGTCCATCTTTGTCTTCCTGGCCATGGCGGCTTATGCTGCGCTTCTCTCACTTGTTAGATCAATCAACCAGATTTTGGATCTTGAACAACATATCGATCCCCTTcacaaagaaaaaattatttccctTCATGAAAAAGTTGATTCCATTGTCACTTTCTTGGAAGATTATTCGGGGAAGCATCGTGGAAGACATGATCGTGTGGGAAATGAAATCAGAAACGCTGCATATGAAGCGCAGGATTTCATGGATTCGTATCTGGGTTCAGTATCAACAACTCATGATGATAGGAGTTCTTCGGAGGCTCATCGTGATCACGAGGTGAGCTTGGATAGAGACTTGGACATGGCTTTTGAAAGGATTGATTTTATCTGGGACGAGACAACGAAGATGAAGAACAGAGATACAGCAGAAGATCTCCGATCCAGAACTTTTTCTTCTCCTGTGGATCACTTATCCACAGTCGAAGTCACTGTGAACAAGGTTGTGGAATTTGATGATGATCTGAATGCTATCAAAGAATGTGTGTATGAAGATTTGTCTAAACTCCAAATTATCCCAATTGTTGGGATGGGAGGAATTGGGAAGACGACTCTAGCAAGAAGAACTTACGAGGATTCACTCCGTTCTCAGTATTTTGACATCTTGGCTTGGACTACATTGTCTGGAGAGTACCAAAGAAGAGATGCTCTTTTGCAGCTTCTTCAATCCTTCAAGAAATACACCACTGATCGTAACGAACGATCTGGTGAGAGCGAAGCCCAATTGGCAACACTAGTGCACAAAAATCTCAGCGGTAGACGATATCTCATTGTGATTGATGACATATGGAGTACCAAGGCTTGGGATGATTTGAAGATGTCATTTCCAGATAATGACAATGGAAGTCGAATCTTGTTAACTACGAGGCTATCAGACGTTGCAGTTTATGCAGGATCATCCGGTATTCCGATCCACCAAATGAAGCTTTTGAACGAAGATCAAAGTTGGAAACTACTTGAGGAAAAGGTTTTCGGGAAAGAATCTTGTCCTCTCCACCTGGTGGAACTCGGGAAGGAGGTTGCAAGAAACTGCAAGGGACTTCCGCTCACGATCGTGGTCGTTGCAGGAATGCTCCTTTCTTCGGGAAACACGATGGAAGTGGAATCGTGGGAAAGCATTTTGGAAAATATAAGCTCAATAGAATCCACAATCTCGTCGCAATGCTCAAAGATACTATGTTTGAGTTATGATTGGTTACCTCTGCGATTAAAGCCATGTTTCCTTTACATTGCAACTTTTCCGGAAGATTTTGAAATTGATGTTTCCGAGCTAATCATGTTGTGGGTTGCAGAGGGATTTCTTAAACAAAGTAATCAGTCTAAATGCTTGGAAGATGTGGGGAAGGGATGTTTGGAGGATCTTGTGAATAGAAATCTGATCTTAATGAGCAAGAAAGGGCCAGATGGGGAACTCGTAGCAGTCGGAATTCATGATCTCTTGAGGAAGATTTGTATAACAAAAGCTGAAGAAGATGGATTTTTTCATCATGTCTCGTCCACAAGAAATGTCTGTATTGATGCCATAGAGAACCCAAAGCGTCGTCTCCGTGCACATACTTTAGAGGAATGGGATACACAAGACTCAAGCGTGCGTTCAATTTTCTACTGTGTGGAGCCATGGAATTGTCCAACGCTCTCTCCGAAATTTAGGCACCTCAGTGTCTTGAATTCACCCAGTGTGACTTGGTTAGATTTATCAAGAGTAATCTCAGCATTCGTCAATCTAAGGtacatttcttttttcttaGACTGCACTATCTCACACCTCGACCAGTTTCTTGCCTCATTATCCAAACTTCCCAATCTCGAGACTATAATTGCTGATGTGTTTTACCTCAAAATATTGCAACTACCTTATGAAATTTTGAGGATGCCGAAGTTAAGGCATCTGATAATGAGCCATCCCTTTTATTTATCGGATCCCTCTAACATAGGAATCATCAACAAAAGTGATCTGCAAACACTTGGCAAAGTGATCAATTTCATATTTACTGAAGATGTCATCAAAATACTCGTGAATCTAAAGAAATTGATGGTTGTTTTTGAGGAGGACAGTTATAATCAGGATGGTTTTAATCTTAATAATCTTTTTCGTCTACAAAGTCTTGAAGAATTAGAAGTCTCTACAGGTCTACATAAATATAGCTATGCTTGTAGACCCTCTTTGATATGGAACTACGCTTTTCCAATCAGTCTCAAGAAGTTAACTTTACGAGGAGTTCCTTTTCCTTGGGAAAATATGACCATAATTGGATCTCTCCCAGATCTTCAAGTGCTCAAGATAGTAGAAAATGGTATCGAAAGAAATTCCGAGTGGACGACAATGGAAGGCCAATTTCTTCGACTAAAGCACTTTTATTCTTCGTTAGATTATTTGGTGAAGTGGGAAGTGGAAAAAGACCACCTCCCAAGCCTTGAAAGCTTGATTCTGAAGAATGTTTGGTCGATAGATGAGATTCCTTATGGGTTAGGAGATATAGATTCACTTCTACTTATTGAATTACTGTTGTGTGGTAAATCATTAGTGAATTCAGCAATGCGAATCCAGGAGCAACAACATGAAAATGGGAATTATGCTTTTCAAGTTAGTCTCTCCAATAAGAAATTTGAGTTTGTTTGGAATAAAGATTTTTGCTCCACTTATAATCCAAGAAAGTAGAGGATGAGATATGCACTCAGTTTAATCGATGGCTTTGTTTGTTTCACTTTTGTTGGAATCCAAATTAAGATCCactgaaaaaaataatagaggATGGATTCTTCTATACATATGACTGCATTTGagattattttatgttatatctGAAGTATTTATCATGTTATGATGCGGTAAAATGTTAGTTTTTGAATCAACAACATATATATTAGCTTCCATAAAAATATTAGGAACCCACATAATCTAATGATatttaaatttggaaaaaaacacTTTCGATATAACATAAACTAACATCTACATTTGGTAGACATAATTATCTACATTTAATAAAGGAGTAACTCACATTGCAAGGAAACATATGAATATACCGAAAAATCGACATGtgtaaaaataattcttttacaaagcaaaagctttTAAAAATCAGACATAAATAAAACCCCTCGTAAATGTGaaaaatttgtttgagaattttttacacaactattaaatatttatcctattaatattttttaaggaattttatattatttaaacttTTCACAGGACCTAGTAATTAACCCGTATAATATAGTAATCAAGAGGTGAGTGTCATGCATCAAACGAACGAAATGAATACGAAATCAACTCACATATTGATATCACCGGTCTAAGAATTTTTAATTCatctttattaattaatagTAATATATTTGTGCcgtaataaaagtaaaatatttgTATTGGAAATTTTCATAATAATCATCACAAAACTTCTATAAAATCTTCTCACAAATCATTTTTGGGagacaaatttttaatttgaactGACTAATcgaaagtattattttttatgacaaaaacattgtttttcatttcaaatatagACCAAGTTGATCCGtcttacaaatataaatatgtgagatcATTACAGAGACTTGCTCTATTGTCATTACTTGTCCTAAGGAAGAAATCATCCACACAAAGGAGATTCACACCATTAGTTATATGATTAATTTAGAAATAACAATAATTTCATTAACGaataatacaaatacaaaaataGCAAAACATGatgaatcaaataataatattcaCAAAGCatccaaaaaaaatgaaaaaaccaACAACAATTCACATTCCTTTTCACAAATACATTGCAAGGACGTAAACCCTCGACTGTCCATTCTCTAAACATCACACGGCAACGTCGACGAGCCCTTCTCCTTCCTACACGTCACCACCCTCACGTGGCACATGAACGTCGCCCACTCCGCCGGCACATGAACGTCGCCTTCCTACAGGGCCTTACACTTCTTCGGTTGAATGGTAGATTGGTTGTCCCAGATATTCCTGAATTGCGTACAGCCATCCTTAAAGAAGCTCATTGTACTCGATATAGTATCCACCCAGGAGGCAGGAAAATGTATCATATTCTACGGcctcagttttggtggaagaatATGAAAAAGGATGTTGCTGAGTTTGTGTCTCGTTGTATGATCTGTCAGCAAGTCAAAGCGGAACGAATGAGACCGGGAGGATTACTGCATAGCCTTGAGGTTCCTCAGTGGAACTGGGAGCACGTggctatggattttgtcacgCATTTGCCACGTACTTCTCGTCATTtcgatgccatttgggtgattgtcgaCAGATTATCTAAATCAGCacactttattccgtatgagaGGACGTATTCGTACAAGAAGATGGCTCGTctgtatattgaaaatgttgtgagacttcatggagtTCCAGTTGCAATTGTTtcagatcgtgaccctagattcacATCAAAGTTTTGGACTAGGTTCCAAAAAGAAATGGGTACCCGACTTGCGATGAGTACTGCgtaccatcctcagacagatggtcagacagAACGCACGATCCAGACACTCGAGGATCTGCTTCGAGCAGTGGTTATGGATTTCAAAGACAGTTGGCAAGAAGCTTTaccactagtagaattttcttataacaacagttttcaggtGACTATTGGTATGGCACCTTTTGAAGCTTTGTACGGCAGACGATGTCGATCACCTCTTTGTTGGGATGAATTTGGTGAGAAGCAGTTTACCGGACCTGACATTGTTCAAGAAATGCATGATAAAGTCCAGTTGATTCGTCAGAAAATGAAAGCTGCCCAAGATCGGCAAGCTAGTTATGCTAACAGACGTCGTCGACCTCTAGAATTTCAAGTTGGAGATTTTGTGTTTCTGAGAATCTCTCCGTTTAGAGGTGTTGTTCGTTTTGGTATGAAAGGTAAGTTGTCACCTCGTTTCGTTGGTCCCTACGAGATTGTTGAGCGTATTGGGACTTGCGCTTATCGTTTGGATTTGCCTCAGTCTTTGTCTGGCATCCACGATGTTttccatgtttctatgttgcgtAAGTATGAGCCCGATCCATCTCATGTGATTcagcctgatgaggttgaacttgatccgtCTCTATCGTATACTGAGTATCCTGTTTGTATCTTGGATCGTAAAGATAAAGTTTTACGCAATAAAGTTATNNNNNNNNNNNNNNNNNNNNNNNNNNNNNNNNNNNNNNNNNNNNNNNNNtatatatatatatatacatacatacatatacatacacacaattTACCAAATAAAAGAAGGAAGAACTGAGAAAgggaaaagaagaaagaaacttTCCCAAACCCAAATTTTCGCCACCCTTGGAGCAGCTGCGGGAAAATCGCGATAACTCCTCCGTCCGGCGTCCAAATCTCAATCGGTCTGAAGGGGTGTCTTCCTAACATCCTAGGCTTCGATTCAAGTTAGAAATCGTGAAGTTTGAGCAAGGATTCGGGTAGATCGAAGCTGCTGTTCCCGTGCTCTGTTTCTGCGCGAATTCTTCAGATTTTTGGGTGAGAATTTTTGTGTTGCTGCgattttttttaacttgaatttgtagaaatgatCTACATAACCCCTATAGTGCTTTAGGTTTTCTGTTTTTAGCCACTGGAATCATCgaatttggataagaaacggatttgatatgatttttctaccaaaatgtgtcgaATCGAATTCTGCATGTGTGCTGTGCAGAACAACTACTGTAATTCGGGTTTATGACATATAAGCACTCGGATTCTGGGGTTTTGGTTATAATAAAAGTTGTAGAGCTATGTGTTGTCTTTgtaatgatataagattcgttaAATTTCATTAAGAATTGAGCAAGTTATGGTGGTTTTTCTGAAACTGCTCAGTAGGAGAATTCTGTCCGAAAATCTGTTGAGTGACAGTGTGTTCTTGATAATTCTGGCATTAATCTACTCAGATTCTGGAATTGGTTTATTCTAGAAAAAGTTAGATATTCAagttatctttcatttccaattggcggatattgatttgagttaatattgagtgagatacgaattttatgctcttttgtGCCAAATCGGACATTGGTATGGAAGGTAGTTTTCATGATCGACTTATTGTGATTTGTTTAGGCCGAGAGTTTTGAAGAGAAGTTTCCAAGTTgttataggtatgttacagctcggtaacatacaacggtaaaacataaattatgtttgattGTCATTCTATGTTACATGGATTGTGTTTATGAATTGCTGACTgttataaattgttaaatgccttcgttgtgatctatgtttattattatgacatattattggcatttagcatcgggcatacagttatgacattcatgttgagccctatcgttcttgttagcccattgttgatatccgttgttatctggcactgttgtttatctcgggatcattgtgtggctgataggcctatacacatgaaaccgtagatgtgattgaacaattccgtggttagtgcagccttttgaggtgagcgctgggattgtgtcatctagttcgttctgttgtgccatcctgttatagcgtatcagctgtatggaggccgagtcaggggtgttattcagcacagcttggcatacctcgcatacttggcagggcggtttagctgcatgacgatgtagctcccc includes these proteins:
- the LOC140975658 gene encoding putative late blight resistance protein homolog R1A-10 isoform X1, translated to MAAYAALLSLVRSINQILDLEQHIDPLHKEKIISLHEKVDSIVTFLEDYSGKHRGRHDRVGNEIRNAAYEAQDFMDSYLGSVSTTHDDRSSSEAHRDHEVSLDRDLDMAFERIDFIWDETTKMKNRDTAEDLRSRTFSSPVDHLSTVEVTVNKVVEFDDDLNAIKECVYEDLSKLQIIPIVGMGGIGKTTLARRTYEDSLRSQYFDILAWTTLSGEYQRRDALLQLLQSFKKYTTDRNERSGESEAQLATLVHKNLSGRRYLIVIDDIWSTKAWDDLKMSFPDNDNGSRILLTTRLSDVAVYAGSSGIPIHQMKLLNEDQSWKLLEEKVFGKESCPLHLVELGKEVARNCKGLPLTIVVVAGMLLSSGNTMEVESWESILENISSIESTISSQCSKILCLSYDWLPLRLKPCFLYIATFPEDFEIDVSELIMLWVAEGFLKQSNQSKCLEDVGKGCLEDLVNRNLILMSKKGPDGELVAVGIHDLLRKICITKAEEDGFFHHVSSTRNVCIDAIENPKRRLRAHTLEEWDTQDSSVRSIFYCVEPWNCPTLSPKFRHLSVLNSPSVTWLDLSRVISAFVNLRPSLIWNYAFPISLKKLTLRGVPFPWENMTIIGSLPDLQVLKIVENGIERNSEWTTMEGQFLRLKHFYSSLDYLVKWEVEKDHLPSLESLILKNVWSIDEIPYGLGDIDSLLLIELLLCGKSLVNSAMRIQEQQHENGNYAFQVSLSNKKFEFVWNKDFCSTYNPRK
- the LOC140975658 gene encoding putative late blight resistance protein homolog R1A-10 isoform X2 translates to MAAYAALLSLVRSINQILDLEQHIDPLHKEKIISLHEKVDSIVTFLEDYSGKHRGRHDRVGNEIRNAAYEAQDFMDSYLGSVSTTHDDRSSSEAHRDHEVSLDRDLDMAFERIDFIWDETTKMKNRDTAEDLRSRTFSSPVDHLSTVEVTVNKVVEFDDDLNAIKECVYEDLSKLQIIPIVGMGGIGKTTLARRTYEDSLRSQYFDILAWTTLSGEYQRRDALLQLLQSFKKYTTDRNERSGESEAQLATLVHKNLSGRRYLIVIDDIWSTKAWDDLKMSFPDNDNGSRILLTTRLSDVAVYAGSSGIPIHQMKLLNEDQSWKLLEEKVFGKESCPLHLVELGKEVARNCKGLPLTIVVVAGMLLSSGNTMEVESWESILENISSIESTISSQCSKILCLSYDWLPLRLKPCFLYIATFPEDFEIDVSELIMLWVAEGFLKQSNQSKCLEDVGKGCLEDLVNRNLILMSKKGPDGELVAVGIHDLLRKICITKAEEDGFFHHVSSTRNVCIDAIENPKRRLRAHTLEEWDTQDSSVRSIFYCVEPWNCPTLSPKFRHLSVLNSPSVTWLDLSRVISAFVNLSLKKLTLRGVPFPWENMTIIGSLPDLQVLKIVENGIERNSEWTTMEGQFLRLKHFYSSLDYLVKWEVEKDHLPSLESLILKNVWSIDEIPYGLGDIDSLLLIELLLCGKSLVNSAMRIQEQQHENGNYAFQVSLSNKKFEFVWNKDFCSTYNPRK